The Montipora capricornis isolate CH-2021 chromosome 6, ASM3666992v2, whole genome shotgun sequence genome has a window encoding:
- the LOC138052820 gene encoding neuronal pentraxin-1-like yields the protein MNRFLLFGALLIMCLATAGSRYALEFPRKGVQDYMQLWGMPDMEKFTVCFWLKTTQYQGTPFSYAISSSANNELLIESPGSFNLTIGHTQSVKTGVSANDGKWHHICVMWKNSDGTWEFYKDGELAKEGTGLAKGYTIRGGGSLTLGQEQDLLGRGFDPNQCLQGMLANVNVWSDVLSPNKIKVMSECCLAGEGDVYKWSEFSIAIKGNPRITVPPTCPCDQ from the exons ATGAATCGTTTCCTCCTGTTTGGCGCTTTGCTCATTATGTGTCTTGCAACAGCTG gTTCCCGTTATGCATTAGAGTTTCCTCGGAAGGGAGTCCAAGATTATATGCAGCTCTGGGGTATGCCAGATATGGAGAAATTCACAGTCTGTTTCTGGTTAAAAACAACTCAGTATCAAGGGACACCCTTCAGCTACGCAATATCATCAAGTGCGAATAATGAGCTGCTCATCGAATCTCCTGGAAGCTTTAACTTGACCATTGGTCACACGCAGTCAGT TAAAACGGGTGTATCGGCAAACGATGGCAAATGGCATCACATCTGTGTAATGTGGAAAAACAGTGATGGCACATGGGAATTTTACAAGGATGGGGAGTTGGCAAAAGAAGGAACTGGTTTGGCGAAAGGATACACCATCCGGGGCGGTGGTTCCTTGACGCTGGGACAAGAACAAGACTTACTCGGAAGAGGATTTGACCCAAACCAGTGTCTTCAGGGTATGCTGGCAAATGTCAATGTCTGGTCTGATGTGCTGTCGCCAAACAAGATCAAAGTGATGTCAGAATGCTGCCTGGCAGGCGAGGGAGATGTGTACAAGTGGTCTGAGTTCAGCATTGCTATCAAAGGCAACCCTCGAATTACGGTACCTCCCACTTGTCCCTGCGATCAGTGA